In Oxyura jamaicensis isolate SHBP4307 breed ruddy duck chromosome 33, BPBGC_Ojam_1.0, whole genome shotgun sequence, the following are encoded in one genomic region:
- the LOC118155631 gene encoding photoreceptor ankyrin repeat protein-like encodes MTDDRGRGECAAASDPELYYEEEDESSAGSEPSDTCSILSDDSVYPCSELPAETGGAEGLSLYQCCLRNDAKLVRERLERGVSRREATELDINGRNGLMVACCKGFVDIVPLLRQCPHFDVNQQDKEGNTALMMAAQAGHVTIVNYLLNYFPALDVDRRDGRGLTALMKAAVQGQQDCVAALLLAGADLQAVDPIKGKTAREWAVFTGRFETTAHIRSLLRRPRAEQFGTRYLPEWPALAGLVAKALSPKSRSQRLSEKIRSLFTFRFPRDPEEDGVMDHMVRMTTALASPFVATACQTVCPDSPPEVGKRRLSVPEILQQHVPDPGTSSPVAGAASCNGQAVSEIRLLPPRRPQSRLLGFLPQRLLLLRGNSIFPGEHVPKIKLTKASSPPASRREWRRRARDKELLQPPKWRYKELQEEKRAAKEAGNEKKREKGGKGP; translated from the exons ATGACAGATGACCGTGGAAGAGGAGAATGTGCTGCAGCCTCCGACCCTGAGCTGTACTACGAGGAGGAGGATGAGTCGAGCGCGGGGTCCGAGCCCTCAGACACCTGCAGCATCCTCTCCGACGACTCCGTCTACCCCTGCTCCGAGCTCCCTGCTGAGACCGGCGGTGCCGAGGGGCTGAGCCTCTACCAGTGCTGCCTCAGGAACGATGCCAAGCTGGTGCGGGAGAGGCTGGAGCGGGGGGTGAGCAGGAGGGAGGCCACGGAGCTGGACATCAACGGCAGG AACGGGCTGATGGTCGCCTGCTGCAAGGGCTTCGTGGACATCGTGCCCCTGCTGCGGCAGTGCCCGCACTTCGATGTCAAccagcaggacaaggagggGAACACGGCGCTCATGATGGCAGCACAAGCAG GACACGTCACGATAGTCAACTACCTCCTGAACTACTTCCCGGCGCTGGACGTGGACAGGCGCGACGGCCGGGGGCTGACAGCGCTGATGAAGGCGGCGGTGCAGGGGCAGCAGGACTGCGTGGCCGCGCTGCTGCTGGCGG GAGCGGACCTGCAGGCAGTGGATCCCATCAAAGGGAAGACAGCCAGGGAGTGGGCAGTCTTCACCGGCCGCTTCGAGACGACCGCTCACATCCGGAGCCTCCTGCGGCGCCCGCGGGCCGAGCAGTTCGGCACCCGCTACCTGCCCGAGTGGCCGGCGCTGGCCGGGCTGGTGGCCAAAGCCCTGAGCCCCAAATCCCGGAGCCAGAGGCTGTCGGAGAAGATCCGCTCCCTCTTCACCTTCCGCTTCCCTCGCGACCCCGAGGAGGACGGCGTGATGGACCACATGGTGAGGATGACCACCGCCCTCGCCAGCCCCTTCGTGGCCACCGCTTGCCAAACCGTCTGCCCCGACAGCCCCCCCGAGGTGGGCAAACGCCGGCTGTCGGTGCCGGAGATCCTCCAGCAGCACGTGCCAGATCCAGGCACCTCCAGCCCCGTGGCCGGGGCAGCCTCGTGCAACGGCCAAGCGGTGTCGGAGATCCGGCTCCTGCCGCCGCGCCGTCCCCAAAGCCGCCTCCTGGGCTTCCTGCCccagcggctgctgctgctgcgggggaACAGCATCTTCCCTGGGGAACACGTCCCAAAAATCAAGCTGACCAAGGCCTCCTCACCGCCGGCCAGCAGGAGGGAGTGGAGGCGTCGTGCCAGGGacaaggagctgctgcagccacccaagTGGAGGtacaaggagctgcaggaggagaagagagctGCCAAGGAAGCGGGGAAcgagaagaaaagggagaaagggggaaagggaccCTAA